In Lagopus muta isolate bLagMut1 chromosome 6, bLagMut1 primary, whole genome shotgun sequence, one DNA window encodes the following:
- the ZNF410 gene encoding zinc finger protein 410 isoform X2, which translates to MLVASHSPDNVLLVQFVQNTSIPLAQGLVESEPKDITCLSLLPVTETSECNRLMLPDDERDLTSPSHTSSSKDVSSSAVLRSLQVNVGPDGEETRVQSVQKPPELLSSPETSSLLQDLQPSDSTSFILLNLTRAGLGSPAEHLVFVQDEVEDSGNDFLSHDSTDSSTPWFLRVQELAHDSLIAATRAQLAKNAKASNNGENVHLCSGDGQPKDSSPIPHLSRMERKLKCTVEGCDRTFVWPAHFKYHLKTHRNDRSFTCPAEGCGKSFYVLQRLKVHMRTHNGEKPFVCTELGCGKQFTTAGNLKNHLRIHTGEKPFLCEAQGCGRSFAEYSSLRKHLVVHSGVKPHQCQICGKTFSQSGSRNVHMRKHHSRIGTGVSREQEQPESLMGSSLLEESTVHSKNLISVNSQPSLGVESLHLPDTESIIGVEEGETGCSFFRPLICSD; encoded by the exons ATGCTGGTAGCTTCGCACAGCCCTGATAATGTG ctgctggtTCAGTTTGTTCAGAATACTTCTATTCCACTAGCTCAAGGGCTGGTGGAATCAGAGCCAAAAGACATCACctgtctttctctccttcctgttACTGAGACCTCAGAATGCAACAGACTCATGTTACCAG ATGATGAAAGAGATCTCACTTCTCCAAGTCACACTAGTTCTTCCAAAGATGTTTCTTCATCTGCTGTGTTGAGGAGCCTCCAGGTAAATGTGGGCCCTGATGGAGAGGAAACAAGAGTACAGAGTGTACAGAAACCACCTGAACTTCTGTCATCTCCAGAGACTTCCAGTTTATTGCAAGACCTACAGCCCAGTGACAGCacttcatttattcttctcAACCTAACTAGAGCAG GGCTGGGCTCTCCAGCAGAGCACTTGGTGTTTGTTCAAGATGAAGTAGAAGATTCTGGGAATGACTTTCTCTCTCATGATAGCACAGACAGCAGTACTCCGTGGTTCCTGCGAGTGCAAGAATTGGCCCATGACAGTTTAATTGCTGCAACTCGAGCACAGCTCGCTAAGAATGCCAAAGCAAGCAATAATG GTGAAAATGTTCATCTTTGCTCAGGAGATGGGCAGCCGAAAGACTCAAGCCCCATTCCTCACTTATCCCGTATGGAAAGGAAGTTGAAATGCACAGTTGAAGGCTGCGATCGGACATTTGTGTGGCCAGCTCACTTCAAATATCATCTGAAAACACATCG GAATGATCGTTCCTTCACCTGCCCAGCAGAAGGCTGTGGAAAAAGCTTTTATGTCTTGCAGAGGCTGAAGGTGCACATGAGAACTCACAATGGTGAAAAACCCTTTGTTTGTACAGAGCTGGGTTGTGGGAAACAATTCACAACAGCTGGAAATCTGAAGAACCACCTACGAATTCACACCG gGGAAAAACCCTTTCTGTGTGAAGCACAGGGATGTGGTCGTTCCTTTGCTGAGTACTCCAGCCTTCGAAAACATTTAGTTGTCCACTCAG GAGTGAAGCCCCATCAGTGCCAAATTTGTGGGAAGACATTTTCCCAGAGTGGTAGCAGAAATGTGCATATGAGGAAACATCACTCCCGAATTGGAACAGGTGTCAGCAGAGAGCAGGAACAACCAG AGTCGTTGATGGGCAGTAGTTTGCTGGAAGAATCTACAGTGCATAGTAAGAATCTCATCTCTGTGAACTCTCAGCCCAGCCTTGGTGTGGAGTCTCTACATCTGCCAGATACTGAGTCTATTATTGGAGTAGAGGAGGGTGAGACCGGCTGCTCTTTCTTCCGCCCTCTTATATGTAGTGACTGA
- the ZNF410 gene encoding zinc finger protein 410 isoform X1 has protein sequence MLSDELESKPELLVQFVQNTSIPLAQGLVESEPKDITCLSLLPVTETSECNRLMLPDDERDLTSPSHTSSSKDVSSSAVLRSLQVNVGPDGEETRVQSVQKPPELLSSPETSSLLQDLQPSDSTSFILLNLTRAGLGSPAEHLVFVQDEVEDSGNDFLSHDSTDSSTPWFLRVQELAHDSLIAATRAQLAKNAKASNNGENVHLCSGDGQPKDSSPIPHLSRMERKLKCTVEGCDRTFVWPAHFKYHLKTHRNDRSFTCPAEGCGKSFYVLQRLKVHMRTHNGEKPFVCTELGCGKQFTTAGNLKNHLRIHTGEKPFLCEAQGCGRSFAEYSSLRKHLVVHSGVKPHQCQICGKTFSQSGSRNVHMRKHHSRIGTGVSREQEQPESLMGSSLLEESTVHSKNLISVNSQPSLGVESLHLPDTESIIGVEEGETGCSFFRPLICSD, from the exons ctgctggtTCAGTTTGTTCAGAATACTTCTATTCCACTAGCTCAAGGGCTGGTGGAATCAGAGCCAAAAGACATCACctgtctttctctccttcctgttACTGAGACCTCAGAATGCAACAGACTCATGTTACCAG ATGATGAAAGAGATCTCACTTCTCCAAGTCACACTAGTTCTTCCAAAGATGTTTCTTCATCTGCTGTGTTGAGGAGCCTCCAGGTAAATGTGGGCCCTGATGGAGAGGAAACAAGAGTACAGAGTGTACAGAAACCACCTGAACTTCTGTCATCTCCAGAGACTTCCAGTTTATTGCAAGACCTACAGCCCAGTGACAGCacttcatttattcttctcAACCTAACTAGAGCAG GGCTGGGCTCTCCAGCAGAGCACTTGGTGTTTGTTCAAGATGAAGTAGAAGATTCTGGGAATGACTTTCTCTCTCATGATAGCACAGACAGCAGTACTCCGTGGTTCCTGCGAGTGCAAGAATTGGCCCATGACAGTTTAATTGCTGCAACTCGAGCACAGCTCGCTAAGAATGCCAAAGCAAGCAATAATG GTGAAAATGTTCATCTTTGCTCAGGAGATGGGCAGCCGAAAGACTCAAGCCCCATTCCTCACTTATCCCGTATGGAAAGGAAGTTGAAATGCACAGTTGAAGGCTGCGATCGGACATTTGTGTGGCCAGCTCACTTCAAATATCATCTGAAAACACATCG GAATGATCGTTCCTTCACCTGCCCAGCAGAAGGCTGTGGAAAAAGCTTTTATGTCTTGCAGAGGCTGAAGGTGCACATGAGAACTCACAATGGTGAAAAACCCTTTGTTTGTACAGAGCTGGGTTGTGGGAAACAATTCACAACAGCTGGAAATCTGAAGAACCACCTACGAATTCACACCG gGGAAAAACCCTTTCTGTGTGAAGCACAGGGATGTGGTCGTTCCTTTGCTGAGTACTCCAGCCTTCGAAAACATTTAGTTGTCCACTCAG GAGTGAAGCCCCATCAGTGCCAAATTTGTGGGAAGACATTTTCCCAGAGTGGTAGCAGAAATGTGCATATGAGGAAACATCACTCCCGAATTGGAACAGGTGTCAGCAGAGAGCAGGAACAACCAG AGTCGTTGATGGGCAGTAGTTTGCTGGAAGAATCTACAGTGCATAGTAAGAATCTCATCTCTGTGAACTCTCAGCCCAGCCTTGGTGTGGAGTCTCTACATCTGCCAGATACTGAGTCTATTATTGGAGTAGAGGAGGGTGAGACCGGCTGCTCTTTCTTCCGCCCTCTTATATGTAGTGACTGA
- the COQ6 gene encoding ubiquinone biosynthesis monooxygenase COQ6, mitochondrial, translating into MAAVCGRALLAPLGGRLRACPRACPRAPLRPLTSAAPLYDVVVSGGGMVGSAMAAALGHDIHFHDKKIALLEAGPRKEYCLPESYSNRVSSISPGSATLLSSFGAWDHVCSLRCKPFRRMQVWDACSEAIITFEKDDLDDMGYIVENDVIMSALTKQLDAVADRVEVFYGSRAVGYTWPLPSHSSDTSPWVQIELADGRRLQTKLLIGADGHNSVVRKEAEIQNIEHQYDQSAVVATLHLSEATDNNVAWQRFLPTGPIALLPLSDTASSLVWSTSHEHASKLLTMDKESFVDSINSAFWSNVNHSDFIDAAGAMFRSALSLLKPLGTAVRQLPPSVAEVDPESRAMFPLGMGHAAQYVRHRVALIGDAAHRVHPLAGQGVNLGFGDIACLAHHLSAAAFNGQDLGSLKHLLRFETERQRHNVSLIAAIDLLKRLYSTSLSPLVLLRTWGLQATNALPPIKEQIMAFASK; encoded by the exons ATGGCGGCGGTGTGCGGCCGGGCCCTGCTGGCTCCGCTCGGCGGGCGGCTGCGGGCCTGCCCGCGGGCCTGTCCGcgggccccgctccgccccctCACCTCCGCCGCGCCGCTCTACGACGTGGTGGTGTCGGGCGGCGGCATGGTCGGCAGCGCTATGGCCGCCGCGCTCG gaCATGATATCCATTTCCACGACAAGAAAATTGCCTTGCTGGAAGCTGGGCCTAGGAAGGAATATTGCTTGCCAGAGAGCTACAGCAACAGGGTCAGCTCCATCTCTCCTGGATCAGCAACCCTCCTGAGCA GTTTTGGTGCCTGGGATCATGTCTGCAGCCTGAGGTGTAAACCGTTCCGACGCATGCAG gtGTGGGATGCTTGTTCTGAAGCCATCATCACTTTTGAGAAAGATGACTTAGACGACATGGGTTACATAGTGGAGAATGATGTCATTATGTCTGCTCTTACAAAACAGTTAGATGCAGTAGCAG ACCGGGTGGAGGTTTTCTAcgggagcagagcagtggggtATACCTGGCCCCTTCCCTCTCACAGCAGTGACACAAGCCCTTGGGTCCAAATTGAGTTAGCTGATGGACGCAGACTTCAGACCAAACTGCTG ATTGGTGCGGATGGCCATAACTCTGTAGTCCGGAAGGAAGCTGAAATTCAGAACATTGAGCATCAGTATGACCAGTCAGCTGTGGTGGCAACTCTTCATTTGTCTGAG GCTACAGACAATAATGTAGCATGGCAGAGGTTCCTCCCCACAGGACCAATTGCACTTCTGCCA CTGTCTGACACTGCTAGCTCTCTGGTTTGGTCTACATCTCATGAACACGCTTCAAAACTTCTCACTATGGACAAGGAAAGTTTTGTGGATAGCATCAACTCTGCCTTT TGGAGCAACGTAAACCATTCTGACTTCATTGACGCTGCTGGAGCCATGTTTCGATCTGCTCTTTCACTTCTGAAACCCTTGGGGACTGCGGTGCGTCAGCTGCCCCCCAGTGTTGCTGAAGTAGATCCAGAGAGCAGAGCCATGTTccctctggggatggggcacgcAGCGCAGTACGTCAGGCACCGCGTGGCTCTCATCGG GGATGCAGCACACAGAGTCCACCCACTTGCAGGACAAGGTGTAAACCTGGGTTTTGGTGATATTGCATGTTTAGCTCATCACCTCAGTGCAGCAGCCTTCAACGGGCAAGATCTGG GATCCTTAAAACATCTCTTAAGGTTTGAGACAGAACGTCAGAGGCACAACGTCTCCTTGATAGCTGCTATTGATTTACTGAAGAGGCTTTACTCCACAAGCCTTTCTCCCTTGGTGTTGCTGAGGACATGGGGATTGCAAGCAACAAATGCCCTGCCTCCCATCAAA GAGCAAATCATGGCTTTTGCCAGTAAGTGA
- the FAM161B gene encoding protein FAM161B: protein MEGRRSLLDLGLLCQAALGSDISASQEDEDLGDLSREAAALRARLCAVLSHTSGNKRQSRSLIDLTSDSTWDQQKPHLFPKPRLRPKSASSPWIPSITIPQPFKMTLREARKKSQLMKSNMFLELDKLRDRRQSQDEAECQKQFRAQPVPAHVFLPLYHEIMEQNEVRRQIATQKRKELLLSTQRPFSFLEKEEKKKEAIRQKFLAAATPNDSSKLKKVNRKVPRSTNDTLLGDKLKEAELYREIRIHMRAKDLLESSVAPIDTSNCRRDPQSRTATKTKQERLGFLQDRSFSFKPRINPTVPDFEELYWAFQREAVRRQEIKEATRIKPFKLRTSNLRGRQREANEKIKDSQQLSKVSVQKSHSLTALSSLSSNTLPVHITDATRKRESAIRCSQESKKEGDKEGICWVEKQKKKCHAIRKSVNSRAKALDPHKSLDETHKEKLKQNRQNMRERTKEYRKELEEMQLRVKNRPYLFEQVSKHDARQGAERRYRNTLQQVGLSEEFVRKKGKDAADLLEEESDIHRLSKLQSEKEVCTVQEGEPQEEQKGKEMTT, encoded by the exons ATGGAAGGCCGTCGGTCTCTGTTGGATCTGGGCCTGCTATGCCAGGCGGCTTTAGGGAGCGACATCAGCGCCTCCCAGGAGGATGAGGATCTCGGAGACCTCTCGCGGGAGGCGGCCGCGCTGCGGGCCAGGCTGTGCGCGGTGCTCAG TCATACATCTGGTAACAAAAGGCAGTCCCGTTCTTTGATTGACCTCACCTCGGACAGTACCTGGGATCAACAAAAACCTCACTTGTTTCCTAAACCCCGCTTGAGGCCAAAAAGTGCTTCATCTCCCTGGATTCCTTCCATCACTATCCCTCAGCCCTTCAAAATGACACTGCGAGAAGCTCGCAAAAAATCCCAGCTGATGAAGTCAAACATGTTTCTTGAACTAGACAAACTGAGAGACAGAAGGCAAAGCCAGGATGAAGCTGAATGTCAGAAACAGTTCCGGGCACAGCCTGTACCTGCCCACGTGTTTCTGCCCCTTTATCATGAAATAATGGAACAGAATGAGGTTCGCAGGCAAAtagcaacacagaaaagaaaggagctGCTACTTTCCACTCAGAGACCCTTCAGTTTCctggaaaaggaggagaaaaagaaagaagctatCAGACAAAAGTTCCTAGCAGCAGCAACCCCAAATGACAGCTCCAAACTGAAGAAAGTAAATAGAAAAGTTCCTAGATCAACTAATGACACACTCCTTGGAGATAAACTCAAAG AAGCTGAACTCTACAGAGAAATCCGCATTCATATGAGAGCCAAGGATTTGCTGGAGAGCTCTGTAGCTCCAATAGATACTAGCAACTGTCGGAGGGATCCTCAGTCCCGAACTGCCACTAAAACTAAGCAGGAAAGACTTGGCTTCTTGCAGGACAGAAGCTTCAGCTTCAAGCCAAGGATTAATCCAACAGTACCAGATTTTGAGGAACTTTATTGGGCATTTCAGAGGGAAGCAGTAAGAAGACAAGAAATCAAAGAGGCAACTCGAATTAAGCCATTCAAATTACGAACCTCCAACCTCCGTGGCAGGCAGAGAGAAGCTAATGAAAAGATAAAG GATTCTCAACAACTTTCCAAGGTTTCTGTGCAAAAAAGTCATTCTTTGACTGcactttcctctctctcttccaaTACCCTTCCAGTGCATATTACAGATGCAACAAGAAAAAGGGAATCTGCTATCAG ATGCTCCCAAGAGAgcaagaaggaaggagacaaaGAAGGAATTTGCTGGgtagagaaacagaaaaagaaatgtcatgCTATTCGTAAGTCAGTGAACAGTCGAGCAAAAGCCCTGGATCCACATAAAAGTCTGGATGAAACACACAAGGAGAAGTTGAAACAGAACCG gcaAAATATGAGAGAAAGAACGAAGGAGTACAGAAAGGAGCTGGAAGAAATGCAGCTGCGAGTCAAGAACAGACCATACCTCTTTGAACAGGTCTCCAAG CATGATGCTCGTCAAGGAGCAGAGCGTCGCTACAGAAACACCCTCCAGCAGGTTGGGCTAAGTGAagaatttgtaagaaaaaaagggaaagatgcTGCTGACTTGCTGGAAGAAGAATCTGACATTCACAG ATTGTCCAAGCTTCAGAGTGAAAAGGAAGTTTGTACTGTACAGGAAGGAGAACCtcaagaagaacagaaaggaaaagaaatgaccACATAA